In the genome of Equus asinus isolate D_3611 breed Donkey chromosome 9, EquAss-T2T_v2, whole genome shotgun sequence, one region contains:
- the CDC23 gene encoding cell division cycle protein 23 homolog: protein MAASASVVPAAVTAAVVPVLSTSGDFSNLREIKKQLLLIAGLTRERGLLHSSKWSAELAFSLPPLPLAELQPPPPITEEDAQDMDAYTLAKAYFDVKEYDRAAHFLHGCNSKKAYFLYMYSRYLSGEKKKDDETVDSLGPLEKGQVKNEALRELRVELSKKHQARELDGFGLYLYGVVLRKLDLVKEAIDVFVEATHVLPLHWGAWLELCNLITDKEMLKFLSLPDTWMKEFFLAHIYTELQLIEEALQKYQNLIDVGFSKSSYIVSQIAVAYHNIRDIDKALSIFNELRKQDPYRIENMDTFSNLLYVRSMKSELSYLAHNLCEIDKYRVETCCVIGNYYSLRSQHEKAALYFQRALKLNPRYLGAWTLMGHEYMEMKNTSAAIQAYRHAIEVNKRDYRAWYGLGQTYEILKMPFYCLYYYRRAHQLRPNDSRMLVALGECYEKLNQLVEAKKCYWRAYAVGDVEKMALVKLAKLHEQLTESEQAAQCYIKYIQDIYSCGEIVEHLEESTAFRYLAQYYFKCKLWDEASTCAQKCCAFNDTREEGKALLRQILQLRNQGETPSTEMPAPFFLPVSLSANNTPTRRVSPLNLSSVTP, encoded by the exons ATGGCTGCGAGCGCGTCTGTTGTGCCGGCGGCCGTGACGGCTGCCGTGGTGCCGGTCCTGTCAACGAGTGGCGATTTCTCAAATTTGCGGGAAATTAAAAAGCAGCTGCTCCTCATCGCTGGCCTTACCCGGGAGCGAGGCCTACTGCACAGTAGCAAATG GTCCGCCGAGTTGGCCTTCTCCCTCCCGCCGTTGCCTCTGGCCGAGCTGCAGCCGCCGCCGCCTATTACGGAG GAGGATGCCCAGGATATGGATGCTTATACCCTGGCCAAGGCCTACTTTGACGTTAAAGAATATGATCGGGCAGCACATTTCCTGCATGGCTGCAATAGCAAGAAAGCCTATTTCTTGTACATGTATTCTAGATATCTG TCtggtgaaaagaaaaaggatgatgAAACAGTTGACAGCCTAG GACCCCTGGAGAAAGGACAAGTGAAAAATGAGGCCCTTAGAGAATTGAGAGTGGAGCTCAGCAAAAAACACCAGGCTCGGGAACTTGATGGATTTGGCCTTTATCT tTATGGTGTGGTGCTTCGAAAACTGGACTTGGTGAAAGAGGCCATTGATGTGTTTGTGGAGGCTACTCATGTTTTGCCTTTGCACTGGGGAGCCTGGCTAGAACTCTGTAACTTGATTACAGACAAAGAGATG CTGAAGTTCCTGTCTTTGCCAGACACCTGGATGAAAGAGTTTTTTCTGGCTCATATATACACAGAATTGCAGTTGATAGAGGAGGCGCTGCAAAAGTATCAGAATCTCATTGATGTGGGCTTCTCTAAGAGCTCATATATTGTTTCCCAAATTGCAGTTGCCTATCACAATATCAGAG ATATCGACAAAGCCCTCTCTATTTTTAATGAGCTAAGGAAACAAGACCCTTACAGGATTGAAAATATGGACACATTCTCCAACCTTCTTTATGTCAGG agCATGAAATCTGAGTTGAGTTATCTGGCTCACAACCTCTGTGAAATTGATAAATATCGTGTAGAAACATGCTGTGTGATTG GCAATTATTATAGTTTGCGTTCTCAGCATGAGAAAGCAGCCTTATATTTCCAGAGAGCTCTGAAATTGAATCCTCGGTATCTTGGGGCCTGGACACTGATGGGACATGAGTacatggagatgaagaacacatcTGCTGCTATTCAGGCTTATAG acatgccatTGAGGTCAATAAGCGGGACTATAGAGCCTGGTATGGCCTTGGGCAGACTTATGAAATCCTTAAGATGCCGTTTTACTGCCTTTATTATTATAGACGGGCTCACCAGCTTCG GCCAAATGATTCTCGTATGCTGGTTGCTTTAGGAGAATGTTATGAAAAACTCAATCAACTAGTGGAAGCCAAAAAG TGTTATTGGAGAGCTTACGCTGTgggagatgtggagaaaatggccCTGGTGAAACTGGCAAA GCTTCATGAACAGTTGACTGAATCAGAACAGGCTGCCCAATGTTACATCAAATATATCCAAGATATCTATTCCTGTGGG GAGATAGTGGAACACTTGGAGGAGAGCACTGCTTTCCGCTATTTGGCCCAGTACTATTTTAAGTGCAAGCTGTGGGATGAAGCTTCAACTTGTGCCCAAAAGTGTTGTGCATTCAATGAT ACTCGGGAAGAAGGTAAGGCCTTACTCCGGCAAATCCTACAGCTTCGGAACCAAGGCGAGACTCCCTCCACTGAGATgcctgctcctttcttcctccctgttTCACTGTCTGCTAACAACACTCCCACACGCAGAGTTTCTCCACTCAACCTTTCTTCAGTCACACCATAG